The proteins below come from a single Aegilops tauschii subsp. strangulata cultivar AL8/78 chromosome 6, Aet v6.0, whole genome shotgun sequence genomic window:
- the LOC141026036 gene encoding uncharacterized protein, with protein MDCVTASWNAPLACMGSAATVISKKFKRLRSDLKRWHINLASIKKVILNCSKVILCLDTLEECRPLTTPEFNFRKIVKLHHEDLLRLQYIYWKQRCTIRYIKVGEENSKNFHAMASERLRKNSIASLVSDDRVTVHDHDQMAGVLWHSFKSRMGQSRGIRMGFCLAGLIQPIDGLHDLSRPFSQAEIDKVLKEMPTDRAPGPDGFNGLFVKKCWPVIQKDFLNLIEQFAAGSLSLEGINGSLITLIPKMIAP; from the coding sequence ATGGACTGTGTCACGGCCTCATGGAATGCTCCTTTAGCTTGCATGGGCTCGGCAGCTACTGTTATTTCAAAGAAGTTCAAGCGTCTTAGGAGTGATCTGAAGAGATGGCATATTAATCTTGCCTCGATAAAGAAGGTTATTCTTAACTGCTCTAAAGTGATTCTTTGTTTGGATACTCTAGAGGAATGCAGGCCTCTCACAACCCCAGAGTTCAATTTTAGAAAGATAGTTAAGCTCCATCACGAGGATTTGCTTAGGTTGCAGTATATTTACTGGAAGCAGCGTTGCACTATTCGTTACATCAAAGTTGGCGaggaaaattcaaaaaatttccatGCAATGGCATCTGAGAGGCTGAGGAAAAACAGCATTGCTAGTCTGGTGTCTGATGATCGTGTTACTGTTCATGATCATGACCAAATGGCAGGAGTTCTTTGGCACTCTTTCAAATCAAGGATGGGCCAGTCCAGGGGGATCCGGATGGGCTTTTGCTTGGCTGGTCTTATCCAGCCCATAGATGGCCTGCATGATCTGTCGAGGCCCTTTTCACAAGCTGAAATTgataaggtcctgaaggaaatgCCTACGGACAGGGCCCCTGGACCTGATGGGTTCAATGGACTTTTTGTTAAGAAATGTTGGCCTGTTATTCAGAAGGATTTTTTGAATCTGATTGAGCAATTTGCTGCTGGCTCGCTGAGCCTGGAGGGCATTAATGGCTCCCTGATAACTCTTATACCTAAAATGATTGCTCCTTAG